A genomic window from Elaeis guineensis isolate ETL-2024a chromosome 3, EG11, whole genome shotgun sequence includes:
- the LOC105041839 gene encoding uncharacterized protein isoform X1: MAISAWILVSCLLLFFSPASATDSTNNPADQLVAVINSNRTAHKSSVLFDNPGLGCIALQYIQAYQGQCDEVGGNKKPSDSSFADTFAPNCGVEAQTLAPITGRLLACQSSYVSPDQAFSDILIKNARSLQILYDKNHTQVGAAVRGTDGGAPYFWCVLFSGGKTNSTFVLEGGVAKTVRPGCFSGNNDDCSGSARLGVGLWQMVVGVLIAIACAVGL, encoded by the exons ATGGCGATCTCCGCCTGGATTCTCGTCTCCTgccttctcctcttcttctccccaGCCTCCGCCACCGACAGCACAA ACAATCCTGCTGATCAGCTTGTGGCAGTGATCAACAGCAATCGGACTGCTCACAAATCAAGCGTACTCTTCGACAACCCTGGTCTGGGCTGCATCGCCCTGCAGTATATCCAAGCCTATCAGGGCCAGTGTGATGAGGTGGGCGGCAACAAGAAGCCCTCTGACTCCAGCTTTGCTGACACATTTGCACCCAACTGTGGAGTGGAGGCCCAAACACTCGCTCCTATCACTGGAAGGCTTCTTGCTTGCCAGTCCAGCTACGTCTCTCCCGACCAAGCCTTCTCTGATATCTTGATTAAAAATGCTCGAAGCCTGCAGATATTGTATGATAAGAACCACACGCAGGTCGGTGCGGCGGTGAGGGGCACGGATGGTGGGGCACCATATTTCTGGTGTGTATTATTCAGTGGTGGCAAGACTAACAGCACCTTTGTGTTGGAAGGTGGGGTGGCGAAGACAGTTCGACCGGGTTGTTTCAGTGGCAACAATGATGATTGCAGTGGTTCTGCCAGACTTGGCGTCGGGCTATGGCAGATGGTTGTTGGGGTTTTGATAGCTATTGCTTGTGCTGTTGGCTTATGA
- the LOC105041839 gene encoding uncharacterized protein isoform X2 → MDNPADQLVAVINSNRTAHKSSVLFDNPGLGCIALQYIQAYQGQCDEVGGNKKPSDSSFADTFAPNCGVEAQTLAPITGRLLACQSSYVSPDQAFSDILIKNARSLQILYDKNHTQVGAAVRGTDGGAPYFWCVLFSGGKTNSTFVLEGGVAKTVRPGCFSGNNDDCSGSARLGVGLWQMVVGVLIAIACAVGL, encoded by the exons ATGG ACAATCCTGCTGATCAGCTTGTGGCAGTGATCAACAGCAATCGGACTGCTCACAAATCAAGCGTACTCTTCGACAACCCTGGTCTGGGCTGCATCGCCCTGCAGTATATCCAAGCCTATCAGGGCCAGTGTGATGAGGTGGGCGGCAACAAGAAGCCCTCTGACTCCAGCTTTGCTGACACATTTGCACCCAACTGTGGAGTGGAGGCCCAAACACTCGCTCCTATCACTGGAAGGCTTCTTGCTTGCCAGTCCAGCTACGTCTCTCCCGACCAAGCCTTCTCTGATATCTTGATTAAAAATGCTCGAAGCCTGCAGATATTGTATGATAAGAACCACACGCAGGTCGGTGCGGCGGTGAGGGGCACGGATGGTGGGGCACCATATTTCTGGTGTGTATTATTCAGTGGTGGCAAGACTAACAGCACCTTTGTGTTGGAAGGTGGGGTGGCGAAGACAGTTCGACCGGGTTGTTTCAGTGGCAACAATGATGATTGCAGTGGTTCTGCCAGACTTGGCGTCGGGCTATGGCAGATGGTTGTTGGGGTTTTGATAGCTATTGCTTGTGCTGTTGGCTTATGA